The following are encoded together in the Zingiber officinale cultivar Zhangliang chromosome 8A, Zo_v1.1, whole genome shotgun sequence genome:
- the LOC122009353 gene encoding probable serine/threonine-protein kinase PIX13 — protein sequence MGNCFASSSSTPADISPPSPGPSSSKTGGGGSSLTTTGKLSSLGSSTTTLGRSACSGASVEEAVALPLPEEGRILEVPNLRVFSFAELRNATRGFRPDSLLGEGGFGRVYKGWVEEKTLNPAKSGAGMVVAVKKLNPESLQGIEEWQSEINFLGRLSHPNLVKLLGYCWEDRELLLVYEHMPKGSLENHLFRRGVIEPLIWKLRLKIAIGAARGLAFLHGSEKQIIYRDFKASNILLDTNYNAKLSDFGMAKIGPTGGNSHVTTRVMGTFGYAAPEYVATGHLYVKSDVYGFGVVLLEMLTGQRALDMNRPIKQQNLVEWMRPMLADRRKLARLMDQRLEGQYSSRGSFQAAQLVLNCLAGDPKSRPSMEEVVLELEHIKGINARSREGVIGNDTPEHTTTTVGHRRAGGQVPAQSRSPVQPYHVRAR from the exons ATGGGGAACTGCTTCGCGTCTTCTTCTTCAACTCCGGCAGATATCTCGCCACCAAGTCCAG GCCCGTCGTCGTCGAAGACCGGCGGCGGCGGCAGCAGCTTGACGACGACCGGGAAGCTGTCGAGCCTCGGCAGCAGCACGACGACGCTCGGGAGGTCCGCCTGCAGCGGCGCGAGTGTGGAGGAGGCGGTGGCGTTGCCGTTGCCGGAGGAGGGGCGGATCCTGGAGGTGCCCAACCTGCGGGTCTTCTCCTTCGCGGAGCTCCGGAACGCCACCAGGGGCTTCCGCCCGGATAGCTTGCTCGGCGAGGGTGGGTTCGGGCGGGTGTACAAGGGGTGGGTGGAGGAGAAGACGCTGAATCCGGCCAAGTCCGGCGCTGGCATGGTGGTCGCCGTCAAGAAGCTCAACCCAGAGAGCCTCCAAGGCATCGAAGAATGGCAG TCAGAAATCAACTTCTTGGGAAGGCTTTCGCATCCAAATCTCGTCAAGCTCTTGGGTTACTGCTGGGAGGACAGGGAGCTCCTCCTTGTGTATGAGCACATGCCAAAGGGCAGCCTGGAAAACCACCTCTTCAGAA GGGGTGTCATTGAGCCCCTCATTTGGAAGTTGAGGCTTAAGATCGCGATCGGGGCAGCGCGCGGCCTCGCTTTCCTACATGGCTCGGAGAAACAGATCATCTACCGGGACTTCAAGGCCTCTAACATCCTCCTTGACACA AACTACAACGCGAAACTCTCTGATTTCGGCATGGCAAAGATCGGCCCGACGGGTGGGAATTCGCACGTGACCACGCGAGTCATGGGCACCTTTGGCTACGCTGCCCCCGAGTATGTAGCCACAG GTCATTTGTACGTGAAGAGCGATGTGTATGGATTCGGAGTGGTATTGCTCGAGATGTTAACTGGCCAGAGGGCGCTTGACATGAATCGGCCTATAAAGCAGCAAAATTTGGTGGAGTGGATGCGACCCATGTTGGCCGATCGAAGAAAGTTAGCCCGACTCATGGACCAGCGCCTGGAGGGGCAATACTCATCCAGGGGGTCATTCCAGGCTGCACAGCTCGTGCTCAATTGCCTCGCCGGCGACCCCAAGAGTCGACCGTCCATGGAGGAGGTGGTGCTGGAGCTCGAGCACATCAAGGGCATAAACGCGAGATCGAGAGAAGGGGTAATCGGCAATGATACTCCTGAACATACGACGACAACGGTGGGTCATCGTCGTGCTGGTGGGCAAGTTCCGGCACAGAGTCGATCGCCGGTGCAACCTTACCATGTCAGAGCAAGATGA
- the LOC122009352 gene encoding pentatricopeptide repeat-containing protein At2g17670-like translates to MGKFPHGLRSVTRLPSDFLTPNPSLPPPPPSPSPSPFPSPSPPPLKPFPKKKPRNTSKRPSTVATPAPPPYQHLFRSPLLSDAISAFDTLTSSSPVEPNSIIQSFCNAGASPADALAFFRHVSSSGLVTELGRSAFHVLIGHSCLHPSAPKLSPLLDQMSAAGFPPDAASADLAVRALFSASRLDDACELIRGPLAAVTDRFTYNYLIRRVARFRPISSVYALMDQFRQAGLHPDLVTYTNLIDAVCRGKNLREATRLLSLLSDAGFKPDCYLYNVIMKGYCMVDQCGEVMEVYNKMKDEGIQPDLVTFNTLVFGLSKAGMLAQAKKFLNIMAEMGHFPDVVTYTSLMNGLCRKGDALGALKLLGEMEEKGCTPNECTYNTLLMGLCKAKCLSNAVQLYQVMITKGMKLENASYATFMRTLCRANKIAEAYEVFDYAIQSKSSTDVTAYRALESSLKSLNKTKV, encoded by the coding sequence ATGGGGAAGTTCCCTCATGGTCTCCGCTCCGTTACAAGGCTCCCCTCCGACTTCCTCACGCCCAACCCTTCTCTCCCTCCACCTCcaccttccccttccccttcccctttcccttccccttcccctCCGCCTCTCAAGCCCTTCCCCAAGAAGAAGCCCCGGAATACCTCCAAGCGACCGTCCACCGTCGCCACTCCGGCGCCGCCCCCTTACCAGCACCTCTTCCGCTCCCCTCTCCTCTCCGACGCGATCTCCGCTTTCGACACTCTCACATCTTCCTCCCCCGTCGAGCCCAACTCCATCATCCAATCCTTCTGCAACGCCGGAGCCTCCCCCGCCGACGCCCTCGCCTTCTTCCGCCATGTCTCCTCCTCTGGCCTCGTCACCGAGCTTGGCCGCTCCGCCTTCCACGTCCTCATCGGGCATTCCTGCCTCCACCCTTCCGCCCCCAAACTCTCCCCTCTCCTCGACCAAATGTCAGCCGCCGGGTTCCCCCCTGACGCCGCCTCCGCTGACCTCGCCGTTCGCGCCCTCTTCTCCGCCTCCCGCCTCGACGACGCCTGCGAGCTCATCCGCGGCCCCCTCGCCGCCGTCACCGACCGCTTCACCTACAACTACCTCATCCGCCGTGTAGCCCGTTTCCGCCCCATCTCCTCCGTCTACGCCCTCATGGACCAGTTCCGCCAAGCCGGCCTCCACCCGGACCTCGTCACCTACACCAACCTTATCGACGCCGTCTGCCGCGGCAAGAACCTCCGCGAGGCCACGCGGCTCCTCTCCTTGCTGTCCGACGCCGGATTCAAACCCGACTGCTACCTCTACAACGTCATAATGAAGGGCTATTGCATGGTGGACCAATGCGGAGAAGTGATGGAGGTCTACAACAAGATGAAGGACGAAGGCATTCAGCCCGACCTCGTTACCTTCAACACCCTCGTCTTTGGACTCTCCAAGGCCGGAATGCTCGCCCAAGCCAAGAAATTCCTGAATATAATGGCGGAGATGGGGCATTTCCCCGACGTGGTCACCTACACCTCGCTCATGAATGGCTTGTGCAGGAAAGGAGACGCCTTGGGAGCCCTTAAGCTTTTGGGGGAGATGGAGGAGAAGGGATGCACTCCCAATGAGTGCACATACAACACATTGCTTATGGGCCTTTGCAAGGCTAAGTGCTTGAGCAATGCCGTTCAACTCTACCAAGTGATGATTACCAAGGGCATGAAGCTCGAGAATGCATCGTACGCGACGTTCATGAGGACCCTCTGCCGTGCAAATAAGATTGCAGAAGCATACGAAGTGTTCGATTATGCAATCCAGAGTAAGAGCTCAACAGATGTGACAGCATACAGGGCACTGGAAAGCTCGCTCAAGTCACTGAACAAGACAAAAGTGTGA